One Molothrus ater isolate BHLD 08-10-18 breed brown headed cowbird chromosome 13, BPBGC_Mater_1.1, whole genome shotgun sequence DNA window includes the following coding sequences:
- the ANPEP gene encoding aminopeptidase N, with translation MAGGFFISKTVGIVAIVLGLGAVATIIALSVVYAQEKNKGISDGTTTTASPGTSTTTPAPNNPWNRWRLPATLKPEFYNVSLQPFLKPDANNMYIFKGNSSVVFLCEEATNLILIHSKKLNYTMQGSFHATLQAEDGDSAPAISRTWLETPTQYLVVQLDAPLKQGQRYRLSSSFTGELADDLAGFYRSEYTDNSGNKQVVATTQMQAADARKAFPCFDEPAMKASFTVTLIHPSGYGAISNMPAKNTRQQEIDGEIWYVTEFDTTPRMSTYLLAFIVSQFTHKERNSGKTLIRIWGRPEAIDEGQGAYALNVTGPILNFFEAHYNTAYPLPKSDQVGLPDFNAGAMENWGLVTYRENSLLFDAAYSSIGNKERVVTVIAHELAHQWFGNLVTLRWWNDLWLNEGFASYVEYLGADSAEPTWNIKDLMVLNELHDVMATDALASSHPLSFREEEINTPAQISEVFDSIAYSKGASVLRMLSSFLGEDIFKEGLQSYLHTFSYSNTIYSDLWVHLQQAVDKNKVQLPDNISNIMDRWTLQMGFPVVTVDTSSGTVSQAHFLLDPTSSVDRPSVFNYTWIVPITWMTGSGHRNSTWLTQVRDTNNDFRLNSSNWLLLNLNVTGYFRVNYNQENWNQLIEQLDTDHLIFPVINRAQIIDDAFNLARAKYVQVTLALNTTRFLSRETEYMPWQAALTNLKYFKLMFDRSEVFGAMSEYMKKQVTPLFEHYKNITNNWSNTLSDDLLMVQYNEANAISTACSYGVTECQDLAANYLRQWQNSSTNPVPPNLRSAIYCSMVATGGDNAWQFLWEKFQEARVVSEADKLRTALSCSPDPWILSRYLQYTLDPTKIRKQDATSTINSIASNVVGQSLAWDFIRANWRTLFTQYGGGSFSFSRLILSVTQRFSSEFELQQLEQFKKDNQDIGFGSGTRALEQALEQTRANIKWVEENKAAVQSWFESETRSK, from the exons ATGGCAGGTGGCTTCTTCATCAGCAAGACTGTGGGAATTGTGGCCATCGTGCTGGGCCTGGGGGCTGTGGCCACCATCATTGCACTCTCAGTGGTGTACGCCCAGGAGAAGAACAAGGGGATATCAGATGGCACCACCACCACAGCCAGCCCCGGGACCAGCACCACCACCCCTGCCCCCAACAACCCCTGGAACCGGTGGAGGTTGCCAGCCACGCTGAAGCCAGAGTTCTACAacgtgtccctgcagcccttcctgaAGCCTGATGCCAACAACATGTACATCTTCAAGGGCAACAGCAGTGTGGTCTTCCTGTGTGAGGAAGCCACCAACCTCATCCTCATCCACAGCAAGAAGCTGAACTACACCATGCAGGGCTCCTTCCATGCcaccctgcaggcagaggatggTGACAGTGCCCCTGCCATCTCCCGCACCTGGCTGGAGACTCCCACCCAGTACCTGGTGGTGCAGCTGGACGCTCCCCTGAAGCAGGGCCAGCGGTACCGGCTGTCCAGCAGCTTCACTGGGGAGCTGGCCGATGACCTGGCTGGCTTCTATCGCAGCGAATACACGGACAACTCAGGCAACAA GCAGGTGGTGGCCACCACGCAGATGCAGGCGGCTGACGCGCGCAAGGCTTTCCCTTGCTTCGACGAGCCGGCCATGAAAGCCAGCTTCACAGTGACACTGATCCACCCCTCCGGCTATGGGGCCATTTCCAACATGCCTGCCAAAA ACACCAGGCAGCAGGAGATTGATGGAGAAATTTGGTACGTCACCGAGTTTGACACCACTCCCCGGATGTCCACATACCTTCTGGCCTTCATTGTCAGCCAGTTCACCCACAAGGAGAGAAACTCGGGGAAGACACTG ATTCGCATCTGGGGCCGCCCTGAAGCCATCGACGAGGGCCAGGGTGCCTACGCACTCAATGTCACTGGCCCCATCCTCAACTTCTTTGAGGCACATTACAACACGGCCTACCCGCTCCCCAAGTCTG ACCAGGTTGGCCTCCCCGATTTCAATGCGGGCGCCATGGAGAACTGGGGGCTGGTGACCTACCGGGAGAACTCGCTGCTCTTCGATGCTGCATACTCCTCCATCGGCAACAAGGAGCGGGTGGTGACCGTCATCGCCCACGAGCTGGCACACCAG tgGTTTGGGAATTTGGTGACGCTGCGGTGGTGGAACGACCTGTGGCTGAACGAGGGCTTCGCCTCGTACGTGGAGTACCTGGGTGCTGACTCTGCTGAGCCCACCTGGAACATT AAAGACCTGATGGTGCTGAACGAGCTGCATGACGTGATGGCCACCGACGCCCTGGCCAGCTCCCACCCGCTCTCCTTCCGCGAGGAGGAGATCAACACCCCAGCCCAGATCAGTGAAGTCTTCGACAGCATCGCCTACAGCAAG ggggCATCGGTGCTGCGGATGCTCTCGAGCTTCCTTGGCGAGGACATCTTCAAGGAGGGGTTGCAG TCCTACCTCCACACCTTCTCCTACAGCAACACCATCTACTCTGACCTCTGGGTCCATCTGCAGCAG GCAGTGGACAAGAACAAGGTCCAGCTGCCTGACAATATCAGCAACATCATGGACCGCTGGACGCTGCAGATGGGCTTCCCTGTGGTCACTGTCGACACCAGCAGCGGCACCGTCAGCCAGGCCCATTTCCTGCTGGACCCCACATCTTCTGTGGACAGACCCTCTGTCTTCAA CTACACCTGGATCGTCCCCATCACCTGGATGACAGGCAGTGGCCACAGGAACAGCACCTGGCTGACCCAAGTCAGAG ACACCAACAACGACTTCAGGCTCAACAGCTCCAACTGGCTCCTGCTGAACCTCAATGTCACTGGGTACTTCCGTGTCAATTACAACCAGGAGAACTGGAATCAGCTCATCGAGCAGCTTGACACTGACCACCTG ATCTTCCCTGTGATTAACCGTGCCCAGATCATTGATGATGCCTTTAACCTGGCCAG GGCCAAGTACGTGCAGGTGACCTTGGCTCTGAACACGACACGGTTCCTGAGCCGGGAGACGGAATACatgccctggcaggcagcactcACCAACCTCAAGTACTTCAAGCTGATGTTTGACCGCAGCGAGGTCTTTGGGGCCATGTCG GAATACATGAAAAAGCAGGTGACCCCTCTCTTCGAGCACTACAAGAACATCACCAATAACTGGAGCAATACCCTCAGTGATGACTTACTGATGGTCCA GTACAATGAGGCCAATGCCATCAGCACCGCCTGCTCCTACGGTGTCACCGAATGCCAGGATTTGGCTGCCAACTACTTGCGCCAGTGGCAGAACAGCTCCACCAACCC GGTCCCCCCGAACCTGCGCTCAGCCATCTACTGCAGCATGGTGGCCACGGGCGGGGACAATGCCTGGCAGTTCCTCTGGGAGAAGTTCCAGGAGGCCCGTGTGGTGTCTGAGGCTGACAAGCTCCGCACagccctctcctgcagccccgaCCCCTGGATCCTCAGCCG GTACCTGCAGTACACCCTCGACCCTACAAAGATCCGGAAGCAGGATGCCACCTCCACCATCAACAGCATTGCCAGCAACGTCGTGGGGCAGTCCCTGGCCTGGGACTTCATCCGTGCCAACTGGAGGACGCTCTTCACCCA G
- the AP3S2 gene encoding AP-3 complex subunit sigma-2: protein MINAILVFNNHGKPRLVRFYQHLAEEVQQQIIRDTFHLVLKRDDHICNFLECGSLFGGSDYKLIYRHYATLYFVFCVDSSESELGILDLIQVFVETLDKCFENVCELDLIFHMDKVHHILQEMVIGGMVLETNMNEIVAQVEAQGKLEKAEGGLSAAPSRAVSAVKNINLPEIPRNINIGDINIKVPNLSQFM from the exons ATGATCAACGCCATCCTCGTGTTCAACAACCACGGGAAGCCGCGGCTCGTCCGCTTCTACCAGCACCTG GCAGAAGAGGTGCAGCAGCAGATCATCCGTGACACCTTCCACCTGGTGCTGAAGCGGGATGACCACATCTGCAACTTCCTGGAGTGCGGCAG CCTGTTCGGCGGCTCGGACTACAAGCTGATCTACCGCCACTACGCCACGCTGTACTTCGTGTTCTGCGTGGACTCCTCCGAGAGCGAGCTGGGCATCCTGGACCTCATCCAG GTGTTTGTAGAGACGCTGGACAAGTGCTTTGAGAATGTCTGTGAACTGGACCTCATCTTCCACATGGACAAG GTCCACCACATCCTGCAGGAGATGGTGATCGGCGGGATGGTGCTGGAGACCAACATGAACGAGATCGTGGCGCAGGTGGAGGCCCAGGGCAagctggagaaggcagag ggaggcctctcagctgctccttcccgtGCTGTGTCGGCCGTGAAGAACATCAACCTGCCCGAGATCCCCCGCAACATCAACATCGGGGACATCAACATCAAAGTGCCCAACCTGTCACAGTTCATGTGA